The Corallococcus caeni genome includes a region encoding these proteins:
- a CDS encoding TonB-dependent receptor domain-containing protein — protein sequence MNPPTAFRRGALLALCLCATEALADARLEARRHFRNGMNLIEQKQFDEGIAELEEAYNIKPHPSVLYNIARAYQDAGRFDEALDRYKRYLASNPPDAANVQAQITRLEATRQAAQAEAPAPGTQPGGTSGTGSTTGLPMPPPPPTSIQAQQQLVALMERLEKAVNRAESLTAQPQAPQQPAATPGTDANASDSAGSGDTSGDQGLVPYEERVVTASRRAQSSLESPNATTVITAEDIRLSGATTLPELLRRVPGADVMAMGVGSANVSLRGFNQRLANKVLVLVDGRTEYQDFLGLTVWAGLPIGLEEIDRIEVIRGPGSALYGANAMLGVINIITQAPGTGRRARFGAMAGGGNTVQGSFVSHGQNGALRYRASAAYRQEDKWSRDYESGRPDFALEGPADPDLGQRGARANLSTVYSFEEGRAIGLSGGVHRYLTEIYPLGLLRNYYIDGLGAYAKADVELGAVKLKAFWNHLSGDAGPQYEAIGQRSLGIQVASNVFNGEALYARSFELAGEHQVNIGVEGRLKRVAFTYLDGLREEFHAAAFVQDEWRIVQPLRLVVSYRVDRHPLLDKGNPGIAQSPRLSAVFQPIEGHAFRASVATAFREPTFLESYTRLPVPVPGVNGVSLLTTGNRTLRPERLNALELGWRGESPRLGLDWDVALYQNTVKDLIALSPVQPLPAGESYDSGTGSYLLGRSLFTNEAAIYTARGVEAGINVSPIDGLGVKASAAYQHVSSDLPEEEGQCGTCSQAPAFRLFGGVTYRTRTDLEFGIEAAFTTSTTWVEREPSASDPTRVDLIANNLPAYTVVNARVGYTVVKDFVSVALQGSQLGGSHSEHPFGNRIERRVFANLTVTP from the coding sequence GTGAATCCCCCGACAGCCTTCCGACGTGGAGCGCTCCTCGCGCTGTGTCTTTGCGCGACCGAGGCCCTGGCGGACGCGCGCCTCGAAGCGCGCCGCCACTTCCGCAATGGCATGAACCTCATCGAGCAGAAGCAGTTCGATGAGGGCATCGCCGAGCTGGAGGAGGCCTACAACATCAAGCCGCACCCCAGCGTCCTCTACAACATCGCCCGGGCGTACCAGGACGCGGGCCGGTTCGACGAAGCGCTGGACCGCTACAAGCGCTACCTCGCGTCCAACCCGCCGGACGCCGCCAACGTGCAGGCCCAGATAACGCGCCTGGAGGCCACGCGTCAGGCCGCGCAGGCGGAGGCCCCCGCTCCCGGCACCCAACCCGGCGGCACGTCCGGCACGGGCTCCACCACCGGGCTGCCCATGCCCCCGCCGCCCCCCACGAGCATCCAGGCCCAGCAGCAGCTGGTCGCGCTCATGGAGCGGCTGGAGAAGGCCGTCAACCGCGCGGAGTCGCTCACCGCCCAGCCCCAGGCGCCGCAGCAGCCCGCGGCCACGCCCGGCACGGACGCCAACGCCAGCGACAGCGCCGGGTCCGGTGACACCTCCGGCGACCAGGGCCTGGTGCCCTACGAGGAGCGCGTGGTGACGGCCAGCCGCCGCGCCCAGTCCTCGCTGGAGTCGCCCAACGCCACCACCGTCATCACCGCGGAGGACATCCGCCTGTCCGGCGCCACCACGCTGCCGGAGCTGCTGCGCCGCGTGCCCGGCGCGGACGTGATGGCCATGGGCGTGGGCAGCGCCAACGTCAGCCTGCGCGGCTTCAACCAGCGCCTGGCCAACAAGGTGCTGGTGCTGGTGGACGGTCGCACCGAGTACCAGGACTTCCTCGGCCTCACGGTGTGGGCGGGGCTGCCCATTGGCCTGGAGGAGATTGACCGCATCGAGGTCATCCGCGGTCCGGGCAGCGCGCTGTACGGCGCCAACGCGATGCTGGGCGTCATCAACATCATCACCCAGGCCCCCGGCACCGGTCGGCGCGCGCGCTTCGGCGCCATGGCGGGCGGCGGCAACACCGTGCAGGGCTCCTTCGTCAGCCACGGCCAGAACGGCGCCCTGCGCTACCGCGCGTCCGCCGCCTACCGGCAGGAGGACAAGTGGAGCCGCGATTATGAGTCCGGCCGCCCGGACTTCGCCCTGGAAGGGCCGGCGGATCCAGACCTGGGCCAGCGCGGGGCTCGCGCCAACCTGTCCACCGTCTACTCGTTCGAGGAGGGGCGCGCGATTGGCCTCTCCGGCGGCGTGCACCGCTACCTCACGGAGATCTATCCGCTGGGCCTGCTGCGCAACTACTACATCGACGGCCTGGGCGCGTACGCCAAGGCCGACGTGGAGCTGGGCGCGGTGAAGCTCAAGGCGTTCTGGAACCACCTGTCCGGCGACGCGGGGCCGCAGTACGAGGCCATCGGGCAGCGCTCGCTGGGCATCCAGGTCGCGTCCAACGTCTTCAACGGCGAGGCGCTGTACGCGCGCAGCTTCGAACTGGCCGGTGAGCACCAGGTGAACATCGGCGTGGAGGGGCGCCTCAAGCGCGTGGCCTTCACCTACCTGGACGGCCTGCGCGAGGAGTTCCACGCGGCGGCCTTCGTCCAGGACGAGTGGCGCATCGTGCAGCCCCTGCGGCTGGTGGTGAGCTACCGCGTGGACCGCCACCCGCTCCTGGACAAGGGCAACCCGGGCATCGCGCAGTCGCCGCGCCTGTCCGCGGTGTTCCAGCCCATCGAAGGGCACGCCTTCCGCGCGTCCGTGGCCACCGCCTTCCGCGAGCCCACGTTCCTGGAGAGCTACACCCGGCTGCCCGTGCCCGTGCCGGGCGTCAACGGCGTGAGCCTCTTGACCACCGGCAACCGGACGCTGCGCCCGGAGCGCCTCAACGCGCTGGAGCTGGGCTGGCGCGGTGAGTCCCCGCGCCTGGGCCTGGACTGGGACGTGGCCCTGTACCAGAACACGGTGAAGGACCTCATCGCCCTGTCGCCCGTGCAGCCCCTGCCCGCCGGCGAGTCCTACGACAGCGGCACCGGCAGCTACCTCCTGGGCCGCTCGCTGTTCACCAACGAGGCCGCCATCTACACCGCGCGCGGCGTCGAGGCGGGCATCAACGTGTCCCCCATCGACGGCCTGGGCGTGAAGGCGAGCGCCGCGTACCAGCACGTCTCCTCCGACCTGCCGGAGGAGGAGGGCCAGTGCGGCACGTGCAGCCAGGCGCCGGCGTTCCGGCTCTTCGGCGGCGTCACCTACCGCACGCGCACGGACCTGGAGTTCGGCATCGAAGCGGCGTTCACCACCTCCACCACCTGGGTGGAGCGCGAGCCCTCCGCGTCCGACCCGACGCGCGTGGACCTCATCGCCAACAACCTCCCTGCGTACACCGTCGTCAACGCCCGCGTGGGCTACACCGTGGTGAAGGACTTCGTCTCCGTGGCGCTGCAGGGCAGCCAGCTCGGCGGCAGCCACTCGGAGCACCCCTTCGGCAACCGCATCGAGCGGCGCGTGTTCGCCAACCTGACGGTGACCCCATGA
- a CDS encoding response regulator: MKAGPLSAPESAPSRPTGSTPTVRPAGSTGPQRVLLVDDSRSIRTLLKIYLMARSFEFLEAESAEEGLKIAEAEQVDLILTDFHMDGMNGADFAGQIRASANARLSKVPILMMTGDPNVAEVRALGQKAGISAFVRKPVSCAQLMTLVDTILPLPRATAK; the protein is encoded by the coding sequence ATGAAGGCCGGCCCTCTCTCCGCCCCCGAATCCGCGCCCTCCCGCCCCACGGGGAGCACGCCCACGGTCCGTCCGGCCGGGAGCACGGGCCCGCAACGCGTGCTGCTGGTGGACGACAGCCGCTCCATCCGGACGCTGCTGAAGATCTACCTCATGGCCCGCAGCTTCGAGTTCCTGGAGGCCGAGTCCGCCGAGGAAGGCCTCAAGATCGCCGAGGCCGAGCAGGTGGACCTCATCCTCACCGACTTCCACATGGACGGGATGAACGGCGCGGACTTCGCCGGGCAGATCCGCGCCAGCGCCAACGCCAGGCTGTCCAAGGTCCCCATCCTGATGATGACGGGCGACCCGAACGTGGCGGAGGTGCGCGCCCTGGGCCAGAAGGCCGGCATCAGCGCCTTCGTGCGCAAGCCGGTGAGCTGCGCGCAGCTGATGACGCTGGTGGACACCATCCTCCCGCTGCCCCGCGCCACCGCGAAGTAG
- a CDS encoding sulfite oxidase heme-binding subunit YedZ — translation MASSKLPWLNPAIAVGGLAPLLQLAVLGAQGELGANGIEFALNQTGLFALAVLIASLACTPVRLVTGWTWPARIRRTLGLLAFTYAAAHFLTYSVLDQGLDVRAMAEDVFTRPFITVGFTALMLLVPLAVTSTNKWVRRLGFPRWQRLHRLAYVAAVLGVVHFVWRVKKDVTEPVLYGAVLAVLLAVRVGEAVRKRRALATQRPA, via the coding sequence ATGGCCTCCTCCAAGCTCCCCTGGCTCAACCCCGCCATCGCCGTCGGAGGCCTGGCGCCGCTGCTGCAACTCGCGGTGCTGGGGGCGCAGGGGGAGCTGGGGGCCAACGGCATCGAGTTCGCCCTCAACCAGACGGGCCTCTTCGCGCTGGCGGTGCTGATTGCGTCGCTGGCGTGCACGCCCGTGCGGCTGGTGACGGGCTGGACGTGGCCCGCGCGCATCCGCCGCACGCTGGGCCTCCTGGCCTTCACCTACGCGGCGGCGCACTTCCTCACGTACTCCGTGCTGGATCAGGGCCTGGACGTGCGCGCCATGGCGGAGGACGTCTTCACCCGGCCCTTCATCACCGTGGGCTTCACCGCGCTCATGCTGCTGGTGCCGCTGGCCGTCACGTCCACGAACAAGTGGGTGCGGAGGCTGGGCTTTCCCAGGTGGCAGCGCCTGCACCGGCTGGCCTACGTGGCCGCGGTGCTGGGCGTGGTGCACTTCGTGTGGCGGGTGAAGAAGGACGTCACGGAGCCGGTGCTCTACGGGGCCGTCCTGGCGGTGCTGCTGGCCGTGCGCGTGGGAGAGGCCGTGCGCAAGCGGCGGGCGCTGGCGACGCAGCGCCCGGCCTGA
- the msrP gene encoding protein-methionine-sulfoxide reductase catalytic subunit MsrP, which translates to MRDKLPPEPPGSEVTPEKLYLRRREFIKNAGLFAGTAAVVGGGLYLLGMKRTRPMDGFVPDAGTVAQPVAPAQGVFVTDEPRTPYEDITTYNNFYEFGLDKNDPARRAHTLKTRPWTVVIDGEVHKPWTVDVDQLISAFPLEERVYRMRCVEAWSMVIPWLGLPLGKLLDRVQPTSFAKYVAFTTLEDPEQMPGQKSPVLDWPYVEGLRLDEAQHPLTLLATGLYGKQLPPQNGAPLRLVVPWKYGFKGIKSIVRITLTREQPPTTWNLANKREYGFYANVNPAVDHPRWSQASERRIGEGARRPTLPFNGYADAVAGLYRGMDLKRDF; encoded by the coding sequence ATGCGCGACAAGCTCCCTCCCGAGCCCCCCGGCTCCGAAGTGACGCCCGAGAAGCTCTACCTGCGCCGCCGCGAGTTCATCAAGAACGCGGGCCTGTTCGCGGGCACCGCCGCGGTGGTGGGAGGCGGGCTGTACCTGCTGGGCATGAAGCGCACCCGGCCCATGGACGGCTTCGTGCCGGACGCGGGCACGGTGGCGCAGCCGGTGGCCCCCGCCCAGGGCGTCTTCGTCACGGACGAGCCGCGCACGCCCTACGAGGACATCACCACCTACAACAACTTCTACGAGTTCGGCCTGGACAAGAACGACCCGGCCCGCCGCGCGCACACGCTGAAGACGCGGCCGTGGACCGTCGTCATCGACGGCGAAGTGCACAAGCCGTGGACGGTGGACGTGGATCAGCTCATCTCCGCCTTCCCGCTGGAGGAGCGCGTCTACCGGATGCGCTGCGTGGAGGCCTGGTCCATGGTGATTCCGTGGCTGGGCCTGCCCCTGGGCAAGCTGCTGGACCGCGTGCAGCCCACGTCCTTCGCGAAGTACGTGGCCTTCACCACGCTGGAGGACCCGGAGCAGATGCCCGGCCAGAAGAGCCCGGTGCTGGACTGGCCCTACGTGGAAGGGCTGCGCCTGGATGAGGCCCAGCACCCGCTGACGCTGCTGGCCACGGGCCTCTACGGCAAGCAGCTGCCGCCGCAGAACGGCGCCCCGCTGCGGCTGGTGGTGCCGTGGAAGTACGGCTTCAAGGGCATCAAGTCCATCGTCCGCATCACGCTCACGCGCGAGCAGCCGCCCACGACGTGGAACCTCGCCAACAAGCGCGAGTACGGCTTCTACGCCAACGTGAACCCGGCGGTGGACCACCCGCGCTGGAGCCAGGCCTCGGAGCGGCGCATCGGCGAAGGCGCGCGCCGGCCCACGCTGCCCTTCAACGGCTACGCGGACGCGGTGGCCGGCCTCTACCGCGGCATGGACCTGAAGCGGGACTTCTAA
- a CDS encoding fatty acid desaturase → MASKGTMPPESPAHPVPPDPWGVVLALAVVGAWGGHLAWMLAGPALPWASPLPWLHVLVQMWLSTGLFITGHDAMHGTVSLHRRVNGAVGTLACFLFAGLSYRRLVVNHRAHHADPTGDHDPDFAARGLAFWPWFGAFMARYTTWPQIAVMALKFNVLLWLGVPQARILAFWVLPSVLATVQLFYFGTYLPHRRPETEGMAPHHARTLPRNHLWALLSCFFFGYHWEHHQSPGTPWWRLWRVKDARR, encoded by the coding sequence ATGGCCAGTAAGGGAACCATGCCGCCCGAGTCCCCCGCCCATCCCGTGCCACCCGACCCGTGGGGCGTCGTGCTCGCGCTCGCGGTGGTGGGCGCGTGGGGCGGGCACCTGGCGTGGATGCTGGCGGGGCCTGCCCTGCCGTGGGCCTCACCGCTCCCCTGGCTGCACGTCCTCGTCCAGATGTGGCTGTCCACCGGCCTCTTCATCACCGGGCATGACGCCATGCACGGCACCGTGTCCCTGCACCGCCGGGTGAACGGGGCGGTGGGCACGCTGGCCTGCTTCCTCTTCGCGGGGCTGTCCTACCGCCGGCTGGTGGTGAACCACCGCGCCCACCACGCGGACCCCACCGGCGACCACGACCCGGACTTCGCGGCCCGGGGCCTGGCTTTCTGGCCGTGGTTCGGGGCCTTCATGGCGCGCTACACGACGTGGCCCCAAATCGCGGTCATGGCGCTGAAGTTCAACGTGCTGCTCTGGCTGGGCGTGCCCCAGGCGCGCATCCTGGCCTTCTGGGTGCTGCCGTCCGTGCTGGCCACCGTGCAGCTCTTCTACTTCGGCACGTACCTGCCGCACCGGCGTCCGGAGACGGAAGGGATGGCGCCGCACCACGCGCGCACCCTGCCGCGCAACCACCTGTGGGCCCTGCTGTCGTGCTTCTTCTTCGGCTACCACTGGGAGCACCATCAGTCCCCCGGGACGCCCTGGTGGCGGCTGTGGCGGGTGAAGGACGCCCGGCGGTAA
- a CDS encoding dipeptidyl-peptidase 3 family protein, with product MPKSRTLLPLLGALLLSGAAPAQEAPAPLPDAQALKRMTARFAPVDVKVDVSKLPDAEKRALAKVLQAAKIMDPLFLSQAWAGNQTLLLDLVEDTTPLGKERLHAFLLNKGPWSRLDEAKPFIPGVPPKPDEGNFYPAGATKAEVEAWVKSLPEAQQHAATGFFTTLRRGPDGKFMSVPYSVEYQGELGMAAQLLREAAALTQQPTLKRFLETRAAAFLSNDYYASEVAWMELDASVEPTIGPYEVYEDGWFNYKAAFEAFIGVRDDAETQKLAKFSAELQELENNLPIDAGLRNPKLGALAPIRVINSLYSSGDGNRGVQTAAFNLPNDERVAAEKGTKRVMLKNIQEAKFQRVLVPIAKVALPAKDRKDVSFDAFFTHILMHELMHGLGPHNVTVAGKQTTVRQALQASSSAIEEAKADISGLWALQRLVDKGTLDKDLQRTMYTTFLASAFRSIRFGIDEAHGKGIALQLNHFLDTGAVKVNADGTFEVVPDKMQASVTSLTNQLMALQAKGDRTAAEALLAKQGVVRPSVQKVLERLKNVPVDIEPRYVTAESLVKDFGAPAAAPAKK from the coding sequence ATGCCCAAGTCCAGAACCCTCCTGCCCCTGCTCGGGGCCCTGCTCCTGTCGGGCGCCGCGCCCGCCCAGGAGGCCCCCGCCCCCCTGCCCGACGCCCAGGCGCTGAAGCGGATGACCGCGCGCTTCGCCCCCGTGGACGTCAAGGTGGACGTGTCCAAGCTTCCGGACGCGGAGAAGCGCGCCCTGGCCAAGGTGCTCCAGGCCGCGAAGATCATGGACCCCCTGTTCCTGAGCCAGGCGTGGGCGGGCAACCAGACCCTGCTCCTGGACCTGGTGGAGGACACCACGCCCCTGGGCAAGGAGCGGCTGCACGCGTTCCTGCTCAACAAGGGCCCCTGGTCGCGCCTGGACGAGGCGAAGCCGTTCATCCCCGGCGTGCCGCCCAAGCCGGACGAGGGGAACTTCTATCCCGCAGGCGCCACCAAGGCGGAGGTGGAGGCGTGGGTGAAGAGCCTGCCGGAGGCGCAGCAGCACGCGGCCACGGGCTTCTTCACCACGCTGCGCCGCGGCCCGGACGGCAAGTTCATGAGCGTGCCCTACAGCGTGGAGTACCAGGGCGAGCTGGGCATGGCCGCGCAGCTGTTGCGTGAGGCGGCGGCGCTCACCCAGCAGCCCACGCTCAAGCGCTTCCTGGAGACGCGCGCGGCGGCGTTCCTGTCCAACGACTACTACGCGAGCGAGGTCGCGTGGATGGAGCTGGACGCGAGCGTGGAGCCCACCATCGGGCCCTACGAGGTCTACGAGGACGGCTGGTTCAACTACAAGGCCGCGTTCGAGGCCTTCATCGGCGTGCGCGACGACGCGGAGACGCAGAAGCTGGCGAAGTTCAGCGCGGAGCTCCAGGAGCTGGAGAACAACCTCCCCATCGACGCGGGCCTCCGCAACCCGAAGCTGGGCGCGCTGGCCCCCATCCGCGTCATCAACAGCCTGTACTCCTCCGGTGACGGCAACCGGGGCGTGCAGACGGCGGCCTTCAACCTGCCCAACGACGAGCGCGTGGCGGCGGAGAAGGGCACCAAGCGCGTGATGCTGAAGAACATCCAGGAGGCCAAGTTCCAGCGCGTGCTGGTGCCCATCGCGAAGGTGGCGCTGCCCGCGAAGGACCGCAAGGACGTGTCCTTCGACGCTTTCTTCACGCACATCCTCATGCACGAGCTGATGCACGGCCTGGGGCCCCACAACGTCACCGTGGCCGGGAAGCAGACGACGGTGCGTCAGGCGCTGCAGGCGTCCTCCAGCGCCATCGAGGAGGCCAAGGCGGACATCTCCGGCCTGTGGGCGCTCCAGCGGTTGGTGGACAAGGGCACGCTGGACAAGGACCTGCAGCGGACCATGTACACGACGTTCCTCGCGTCCGCGTTCCGCTCCATCCGCTTCGGCATCGACGAGGCGCACGGCAAGGGCATCGCGCTGCAGCTCAACCACTTCCTGGACACCGGCGCGGTGAAGGTGAACGCGGACGGCACGTTCGAGGTCGTCCCCGACAAGATGCAGGCGTCCGTCACGTCGCTGACGAACCAGCTCATGGCCCTCCAGGCCAAGGGCGACCGCACCGCCGCGGAGGCGCTACTCGCGAAGCAGGGCGTGGTGCGCCCCTCCGTGCAGAAGGTGCTGGAGCGGCTGAAGAACGTGCCGGTGGACATCGAGCCGCGCTACGTCACCGCCGAGTCGCTGGTGAAGGACTTCGGCGCCCCGGCCGCCGCGCCCGCGAAGAAGTAG
- the htpG gene encoding molecular chaperone HtpG, with protein MSAETHPQRETHSFQAEIQQLLSLVINSLYSHQEIFLRELVSNASDALDKLRFRSITEPELLKDEPALELRIVPDADKGTLTIEDTGIGMTHDELVKNLGTIAHSGSREFLQALAQKGQKDMQLIGQFGVGFYSAYLVADRVEVVSRAAGETSAWKWASEAHGTFTVEPAERAARGTAITLHLKADQKEFLDEWKLKQLITQYSDYVGHPIKLQVTKHVGSGDTQATETALEVVNKASALWQRPKSEITDEQYQEFYKHLTHDFDKPLAWTHFKADGTQQFTGLLFVPKHPPFDLNSQQQRGVRLFVKRVFIMDRCEDLVPQWLRFVRGVIDSDDLPLNVSREMLQDSAVVRAIRKHVVKKSLDLLEKLAKDKPDDYRAFWESFGTVVKEGLTLETEYREKLGALVRYESSREEGLTSLADYVGRMKEGQEAIYYVYGESRKAVADSPHLEALKQRGYEVLFMTDPVDEWAAQGLREFQGKPLVSALNADLKLQSTEEEKKAKEQQSEGLKGLTDKMKDVLKEDVREVRVSDRLTDSPVCLVVSEGGTPAYLERLLKERGKGMPRIKRILEVNPKHPVIEHLRGLIASNPSAPQVGEWIELLHDQALLTEGSPLSDPNRFARRMTALLTQVATGNGIPAAATVPPAATATATQTQSS; from the coding sequence ATGTCCGCAGAGACCCACCCCCAGCGGGAAACCCATTCATTCCAGGCGGAGATCCAGCAGCTCCTGAGCCTGGTCATCAACTCGCTCTACAGCCACCAGGAGATCTTCCTGCGTGAGCTGGTGTCCAACGCCTCTGACGCGCTGGACAAGCTGCGCTTCCGCTCCATCACGGAGCCGGAGCTGCTCAAGGACGAGCCGGCCCTGGAGCTCCGCATCGTCCCCGACGCCGACAAGGGCACCCTCACCATCGAGGACACCGGCATCGGCATGACGCACGACGAGCTGGTGAAGAACCTGGGCACCATCGCGCACTCGGGGTCGCGCGAGTTCCTCCAGGCGCTGGCTCAGAAGGGCCAGAAGGACATGCAGCTCATCGGCCAGTTCGGCGTGGGCTTCTACAGCGCCTACCTGGTGGCGGACCGCGTGGAGGTGGTGAGCCGCGCCGCGGGTGAGACGTCCGCGTGGAAGTGGGCGTCGGAGGCGCACGGCACGTTCACGGTGGAGCCGGCGGAGCGGGCCGCGCGCGGCACGGCCATCACGCTGCACCTGAAGGCGGACCAGAAGGAGTTCCTGGACGAGTGGAAGCTCAAGCAGCTCATCACCCAGTACTCGGACTACGTGGGCCACCCCATCAAGCTCCAGGTGACGAAGCACGTGGGCAGCGGGGACACGCAGGCCACGGAGACCGCGCTGGAGGTGGTGAACAAGGCGAGCGCCCTCTGGCAGCGTCCGAAGAGTGAAATCACGGACGAGCAGTACCAGGAGTTCTACAAGCACCTGACGCACGACTTCGACAAGCCGCTGGCGTGGACGCACTTCAAGGCGGACGGCACGCAGCAGTTCACGGGTCTGCTCTTCGTGCCCAAGCACCCGCCGTTCGACTTGAACTCGCAGCAGCAGCGCGGCGTGCGGCTGTTCGTCAAGCGCGTGTTCATCATGGACCGCTGCGAGGACCTGGTGCCGCAGTGGCTGCGCTTCGTGCGCGGCGTCATCGACTCGGACGACCTGCCGCTCAACGTGTCGCGTGAGATGTTGCAGGACTCGGCGGTGGTGCGCGCCATCCGCAAGCACGTGGTGAAGAAGTCGCTGGACCTCCTGGAGAAGCTGGCCAAGGACAAGCCGGACGACTACCGCGCGTTCTGGGAGTCCTTCGGCACGGTGGTGAAGGAGGGCCTGACGCTGGAGACGGAGTACCGCGAGAAGCTGGGCGCGCTGGTGCGCTACGAGTCCTCGCGTGAAGAGGGCCTCACGTCGCTGGCGGACTACGTGGGCCGGATGAAGGAGGGCCAGGAGGCCATCTATTACGTCTACGGCGAGAGCCGGAAGGCGGTGGCGGACAGCCCGCACCTGGAGGCGCTGAAGCAGCGCGGCTACGAGGTGCTCTTCATGACGGACCCGGTGGACGAGTGGGCCGCGCAGGGCCTGCGCGAGTTCCAGGGCAAGCCGCTGGTCTCCGCGCTCAACGCGGACCTGAAGCTCCAGTCCACGGAGGAGGAGAAGAAGGCGAAGGAGCAGCAGTCCGAGGGGCTCAAGGGCCTGACGGACAAGATGAAGGACGTGCTGAAGGAGGACGTGCGCGAGGTGCGTGTGTCGGACCGCCTCACGGACTCGCCGGTGTGCCTCGTCGTGTCGGAGGGCGGAACGCCGGCCTACCTGGAGCGCCTGCTCAAGGAGCGCGGCAAGGGGATGCCGCGCATCAAGCGCATCCTGGAGGTCAACCCCAAGCACCCCGTCATCGAGCACCTGCGCGGCCTCATCGCGAGCAACCCGTCCGCGCCGCAGGTGGGCGAGTGGATTGAATTGCTCCACGACCAGGCCCTGCTCACGGAAGGCAGCCCGCTGAGCGACCCGAACCGCTTCGCCCGGCGCATGACGGCGCTGCTCACGCAGGTGGCCACGGGCAACGGCATCCCGGCCGCCGCCACGGTGCCGCCGGCCGCCACGGCCACGGCCACGCAGACGCAGTCCAGCTGA
- a CDS encoding 2-dehydropantoate 2-reductase, with the protein MVSSPEICVFGAGSIGCYVGGRLAATGTAVRFIGRERVVSEVRAHGLHLTDWQGADLKVPAADLRIDTEPEALATADLVLVTVKSAATEEAGRTLASRLKPGAIVISFQNGLHNADVLRGLLPGRTVLTGMVPFNVAAQGQGHFHAGSEGTLEVARHAGLAPFLEAFVRAGLPLKQHSDIVAVQWAKLLFNLNNALNALADLPLKEELSQRAWRRCLALAQKEALAVLGRAGVKPAKLTPLPPGWIPLLLGAPDAVFGVLAKKMLAIDPKARSSMWDDLHAGRKTEVDYLNGEVVRLGQHHGVPVSVNSRLVELIREAEGGQRRQWTGEALLADLKKAEFANRA; encoded by the coding sequence ATGGTTTCGTCTCCTGAGATCTGCGTCTTCGGCGCGGGCAGCATCGGCTGTTACGTGGGTGGGCGGCTCGCCGCGACGGGCACGGCGGTGCGCTTCATCGGCCGCGAGCGGGTGGTGTCGGAGGTGCGTGCGCACGGCCTGCACCTGACGGACTGGCAGGGCGCGGACTTGAAGGTGCCCGCGGCGGACCTGCGCATCGACACGGAGCCGGAGGCGCTGGCCACGGCGGACCTGGTGCTCGTGACGGTGAAGTCCGCGGCGACGGAGGAGGCCGGGCGGACGCTCGCGTCGCGGCTCAAGCCCGGTGCCATCGTCATCAGCTTCCAGAACGGGCTGCACAACGCGGACGTGTTGCGGGGGCTGCTGCCCGGCCGCACGGTGCTCACGGGGATGGTGCCCTTCAACGTCGCGGCGCAGGGGCAGGGGCATTTCCACGCGGGTTCGGAGGGCACGCTGGAGGTCGCGCGGCACGCGGGGCTCGCGCCGTTCCTGGAGGCCTTCGTTCGCGCGGGGCTGCCGCTGAAGCAGCACTCGGACATCGTCGCTGTGCAGTGGGCGAAGCTGTTGTTCAACCTCAACAACGCGCTCAACGCGCTGGCGGACCTGCCGTTGAAGGAGGAGCTGTCGCAGCGCGCGTGGCGGCGGTGCCTGGCGCTCGCGCAGAAGGAGGCGCTGGCGGTGCTGGGCCGTGCCGGGGTGAAGCCCGCGAAGCTGACGCCGCTGCCGCCGGGGTGGATCCCCTTGCTGCTGGGCGCACCGGACGCGGTGTTCGGTGTGCTGGCGAAGAAGATGCTGGCCATCGACCCCAAGGCGCGCTCGTCCATGTGGGACGACCTGCACGCGGGGCGCAAGACGGAGGTGGACTACCTCAACGGCGAGGTCGTCCGTCTGGGCCAGCACCACGGCGTGCCCGTGTCCGTGAACTCACGGCTCGTGGAACTCATCCGCGAGGCGGAAGGGGGCCAGCGCCGCCAGTGGACCGGCGAGGCGCTGCTCGCGGACCTCAAGAAGGCGGAGTTCGCGAACCGGGCGTGA
- a CDS encoding CPBP family intramembrane glutamic endopeptidase — protein sequence MAGDAALPVWRAAAAGGVLAWTALVHVHPPRFFAVASVFCAVWLAVTWRAMGPWRRPPPSLSLPDAAWAGAQAWVLYAGARAFLWAFCGGFTDALCGPLHSIYATFGTGSLGTALALVLVLVPAEELFWRGWVQGALRPRLGRWGAVAGSAVLSSLVLLGFGEPLLALAALPTSLAWGALAEWRRTPVASWVSHALWDVLIVVVWPAT from the coding sequence TTGGCTGGTGACGCGGCCCTGCCTGTCTGGCGGGCCGCGGCCGCGGGCGGCGTGCTGGCCTGGACGGCGCTGGTGCACGTGCATCCGCCGCGCTTCTTCGCCGTCGCCTCCGTCTTCTGCGCCGTCTGGCTCGCGGTGACGTGGCGGGCGATGGGCCCCTGGCGAAGGCCGCCTCCCTCCCTGTCGCTTCCGGACGCCGCATGGGCGGGTGCCCAGGCGTGGGTGTTGTACGCGGGCGCGCGGGCCTTCCTGTGGGCCTTCTGTGGCGGCTTCACGGACGCGCTCTGCGGGCCGCTGCACTCCATCTACGCGACGTTCGGCACGGGGTCGCTGGGGACGGCGCTGGCCCTGGTGCTGGTGCTCGTTCCCGCGGAGGAGCTGTTCTGGCGCGGGTGGGTACAGGGCGCGCTGCGTCCCCGGCTGGGGCGGTGGGGCGCGGTCGCCGGGTCGGCGGTGCTGTCGAGCCTGGTGCTGCTGGGCTTCGGTGAGCCGTTGCTGGCGCTGGCCGCGCTGCCCACGTCGCTCGCCTGGGGCGCGCTGGCGGAGTGGCGCCGGACGCCCGTGGCGTCCTGGGTGAGCCATGCGTTGTGGGACGTGCTCATCGTCGTCGTGTGGCCCGCGACGTGA